In Candidatus Electrothrix scaldis, the genomic window TATGAGGATTTTGGTAAGACCTTTGCCGAGGTCAGCATGGAAGAGAAGAGCGGGGTCAGCCATCGTGGTAAGGCCATGCAGGAGATGAGCTCTGAGTTTGATAAGGTTATGGTGTGGCTCCGACAGCGCATGGAGGAGATACGTCCGAAAAAGCCGGATCATTCAGAGTTTGAGCATAATGACTGGTCGCAGGAGCGGATGGTCTAAAGCATTCTTTGTTCATGCTTGCAGGAGTATCTCAGGAGGCGTTCTTGCCTCCTTTTTCATTTCGTCACTCTACTCTCCGCTGGCACAATATCCCGAAATTACATTTTTTCTCTTTTCATTATACATTCCAAGCTGAATTCAGGGGAAAGTGATTGTAAAAGCCGTTCCTCCCTTACTTGAATCCTTGGGCTTTTCTATGGTGAATTCTCCATCAAGTTGTCCTGATAAAAGAGGAACCAATTTAAGGCCGATGGAGTCCGTTTGTTGGGTATCCATTTGCTTGGGGAGACCTACACCATCATCACGCACGACAAGAGCATATCCTCCTTCGGAATGAGGGGTGAGACTGATAGTAATGGTCCCCTTCCTGTTATCAGGGAAGGCGTGTTTCAGGGCATTGGACACAAGTTCGTTAATGATGAGTCCGCAGGGTATGGCCCGATCAAGGTTCAGAGAAACATCAGCAATGTCTGTGTTTAATTGGATCAGGTGAGGAGATGCTGCATAGGAATATATCAATGATTCCGCAAGATCACGAATAAAATCCTTAAAATTAATATTCTTCAGATCCTCTGTATGGTAGAGCTTTTCATGGACAAGGGCCATAGTATAAATACGGTTCCGCGTATCTATGAAGCGTTGTAAGGCCTCAGGATCTTTGACCTGTTGTATTTGCAGTTGGAGAAAGGAGGACATCATAGCCATATTATTCTTTACCCGATGATGGATTTCCTTGAGCAGGACGTCTTTCTCCTTGAGTGCCACCTTAATTTGCTCTGTGACCTGTTGCAATTCCGAGGTTCGTTCCTGGACCATTTCCTCCAGATGATGCTTCATCCGGCTCATGGATAAATGAGTCTGCACTCGGGCAAGGATTTCCTGTGACTGAAAAGGCTTGGTGATATAATCAACTCCTCCTACTTCAAAACCCTTTATCTTGCTTTGACTATCCTTTAAGCCGCTGATAAAGATAACCGGAATATTTGCTGAAGCAGGATCATTTTTTAGATGACTGCAAACCTCATAGCCGTCCATATCAGGCATTTTAACATCAAGAAGAATAAGGTCTGGCAATTTTTTGGTGATGGATTTCAGCGCGTAGCGGCCACTGTTTGAACCCCTGACCTGGAAATTATTTTCCGTGAGTATTTTTGCCAATAATTTAAGGTTCTCTGGAGAATCATCGACAATCAGGATATCTCCTTGCATAGGGTTTTCTGTCATTTTTTTCTCCCAAGAATACGTTCAACTTCCTCGAACTGGTAGTTCTCTACTAATGCCCGTAAAGAGGTAGCTATTTTCTCATGAAGAGGGGGAAGTTTCTCCAGAGCGGAAAAAAAGGCTTCCTGATTGAGATTGACTGTTGCTTCAAGTAAGGTATTTCTGATTCCCTCTGGTAAGGCATCAATGCCTTGAGGTTCAAGGTCTTCTTTAGTGTCACCACCATCAGAATCAAACTCCTGGATCCCCTTATTCTGATAAAGAAATTGGATATCCAGATGTTTTCTCATGAGGACAAAAAGCTCTTCTTCTCTATATGGCTTGCTGATAAAATCATCACAGCCTGCGTTCAGAGCTTTTTTTCGTTCCTTCCCAAAGGTCTGGGCTGTTAAGGCGATAATAATAACATCCTGGCCATTCTTCAATTTCCTTATCTGGCGAGTTGCTTCATAACCGTCCATAACTGGCATGCGCATGTCCATCCAGATCAGATCAGGCTGCCAGGTTTTAAAGATTTCGAGCCCTTGGGCGCCGTCAGAGGCCTCTTTTACCTTGAAACCGATACTCTTAAAGAGTTTCACCAGGACTTGACGGCTTTCCATAACGTCCTCAACAATAAGAAGGCGAAAGGTCTTCCTATTAGACGCAATACCTATAACCTGAGGGCTAGGTCGATCACTTCTAATATTAGCGTGTTCTGATTTTGCTATTATCACCTTGAAACGAAAAGTAGATCCTTTACCGGGGGTACTGCTGACCGCAATCTCTCCCCCCATCAACCCGATGAATTGTTGCGTGATGGACAGACCTAATCCCGTTCCAACGCTTTGATCCACGCTTGCTGACGACTGGACAAAAGGGGCAAAAATTTTTTTTTGGTGCTCAGGATCAATACCTATACCTGTGTCTTCAACCTCGCAGTGAAGGGATTGGATACCTCCAGCCTCTTGTACTGTATCTACGCGTAAGGAGATACCGCCGCTCTTGGTAAATTTAAAGGCATTGCCGAGCAGATTAATGAAGATCTGACGTAACTTTCCCTCATCAGTCTTGATGTAACGCAACACCTTCTTCCCTTTCTTAATATGGAAAAAAAGTCCTTTTGTATCTGCCTGTTGTTGAAAAGTCTCTTGCAGAGAAGCAAGAAAATTTTCCAGATCAAAACTGGTTTCATCTAAGGAGGCTTGGCCTGCTTCAATCTTGGCAAGGTCCAGCACCTCGTTAATAAGAACCAGGAGATGCTGGGCATTTCGGCGGATTGTGGCAATTTCCTCCAGGGATTCTTCGCTGATGGTTTGATCTCGCTCCAGAATCTGGGAAAAACCAAGAATAACATTGAGCGGTGTTCGAAACTCGTGACTCATATTGGAGAGAAAATCGCTTTTTGCCTTACTCGCCGAGTTTGCCTTTTCTTCAGTGCGCTTACGTTCTGCTATCTCCTGTTGTAAGGCACGAGTTCGTTCTGCAACCTTTATCTCCAACTGATTGTATAAAAGAGAGTTCGTAATTGAAATAGCAAGTTGTGAAGAAAGAAGAGAGAGGACTTCCAGTCGTTGCTGATCAAAGGCCCCTGCTGTTAAATTATTTTCCAGGTATATGATACCAGTAAGTTCTCCCTGATTAACCAACGGCATGGCCAGGATGGACTTGCACTGTTCGCTGAGGATGTAATTGTCCTGCCTGAAATTCCCCTCTTGGGCGGCATCGGCCAGGACCACATTTTCCTGGGTTCGAGCGACATAATGAATAATTGTATCAGAAATCTGCGCGTAATCTTCAAGAGGCTGGGAGTGCAGGATTTTTATTTCATCCTTGTCTGCATATCCTTCTGTTTCAATAAACCAGGTATCCTGCTTGGACAAGAGGAGCAGTCCTTTTTGCGCCCCGGCATTTTCGATAACGATTCGCATCATATTGGCCAGTAATTTACTGAGCACAATTTCTTTGGATAAGGTCTGAGAGGCCTTGATGACACTGGTCAGGTCCAGCTGCATTGGCGAGGGAAAGCTGCTGGGAATAATGGTTGCCATTGTCGGATTGATATCCTGTGGTGCTCTGCGAGAGGAATCTAAGACCTCAGGATGTTGTGCTTCAAGATGCAGGACCTTGGCTGTTGCTCCCCATTTGCTATAGGCAGAGTGTGCCTCCTGAAGAAAGGTTCGGGCAATCTTGCGCATATTCCGCTCTGCGTAATATTCTCCGGCTAATTCATAGGCCAAGGCTTCTTCTATGCGGTATCTATTTTTTTCCGCAAGAAGGATCGCCTGTTCATACCAGTCTCCAGCGTCTGTTTTCCTGAGGACCCGTGCTTTTTCAGCCTCCACTAAGGCGTAACGATGTTGAAAATTATCTGGTGCATGAGTAGCCCAGAGCTTCATCTGTTTTTGCTTCTTTTCTATTTTTTGAATGATTTCAAGCTTTTTGTCATCGGATGCATTCGGGAAGACAGCAAGCAGGGTCAGGGAAAAATAAAATTGGTAGATGGGAACAACCAATA contains:
- a CDS encoding response regulator, which codes for MTENPMQGDILIVDDSPENLKLLAKILTENNFQVRGSNSGRYALKSITKKLPDLILLDVKMPDMDGYEVCSHLKNDPASANIPVIFISGLKDSQSKIKGFEVGGVDYITKPFQSQEILARVQTHLSMSRMKHHLEEMVQERTSELQQVTEQIKVALKEKDVLLKEIHHRVKNNMAMMSSFLQLQIQQVKDPEALQRFIDTRNRIYTMALVHEKLYHTEDLKNINFKDFIRDLAESLIYSYAASPHLIQLNTDIADVSLNLDRAIPCGLIINELVSNALKHAFPDNRKGTITISLTPHSEGGYALVVRDDGVGLPKQMDTQQTDSIGLKLVPLLSGQLDGEFTIEKPKDSSKGGTAFTITFP